One genomic segment of Campylobacter sp. includes these proteins:
- the nusG gene encoding transcription termination/antitermination protein NusG: MANKWYAIQTYAGSEMAVKRAIEALKQDEALEAKIGEVLVPTEDVIEVKNTKQTIKERSLYPGYCFANLDLDTTLWHRIQMLPKVSRFIGEAKKPSPLPEKDIEIILEKINNREAPKPKINFDEGETVRIVDGPFANFNGIVEEYDMIHGKLRLNVSIFGRSTPIEISYSQVEKII, translated from the coding sequence ATGGCAAATAAATGGTATGCGATACAAACTTACGCCGGCAGCGAGATGGCGGTAAAGCGCGCGATAGAAGCGCTAAAGCAAGATGAAGCGCTTGAGGCTAAGATCGGCGAAGTGCTAGTGCCTACCGAAGATGTTATAGAGGTCAAAAATACAAAGCAAACCATTAAGGAGCGCAGCTTATATCCAGGGTATTGTTTTGCAAATTTAGATCTGGATACCACTTTGTGGCATAGAATTCAGATGCTGCCTAAGGTCAGTCGCTTTATCGGCGAGGCGAAAAAGCCATCTCCGCTACCGGAAAAAGATATCGAAATAATTCTAGAAAAGATCAATAATCGCGAGGCTCCTAAGCCCAAGATTAATTTCGATGAGGGCGAGACGGTTAGAATCGTCGATGGACCTTTTGCTAATTTCAACGGCATCGTAGAAGAGTATGATATGATCCATGGCAAGCTTCGCCTCAATGTTTCGATCTTCGGACGAAGCACGCCGATTGAAATTTCATACTCGCAAGTTGAAAAGATTATTTAA
- the secE gene encoding preprotein translocase subunit SecE, giving the protein MEKVKEYYKQAKVELDKVIFPTKDQTKTAYISVVVVVVVIALFLALVDLIMSALITA; this is encoded by the coding sequence ATGGAAAAAGTAAAAGAGTATTATAAACAAGCAAAAGTAGAGTTAGATAAGGTAATTTTCCCGACTAAAGATCAGACTAAAACAGCATATATCTCTGTAGTCGTCGTAGTCGTAGTTATCGCACTGTTTTTAGCGCTAGTGGATCTTATTATGTCCGCTTTGATAACGGCCTAA
- the rpmG gene encoding 50S ribosomal protein L33, with amino-acid sequence MAKNSSRVKVGLKCSESGDINYTTYKNSKTTTEKLELKKYCPRLKKHTLHKEVKLKG; translated from the coding sequence ATGGCAAAGAATTCAAGTAGAGTAAAGGTCGGATTAAAATGCTCCGAAAGTGGCGATATCAACTATACTACTTATAAAAATAGCAAAACTACGACCGAAAAACTAGAACTTAAAAAATATTGCCCTAGATTAAAAAAGCACACGCTTCATAAAGAAGTCAAGTTAAAAGGCTAA
- the tuf gene encoding elongation factor Tu — translation MAKEKFNRNKPHVNIGTIGHVDHGKTTLTAAISAVLSRKGLAELKDYDNIDNAPEEKERGITIATSHIEYETEKRHYAHVDCPGHADYVKNMITGAAQMDGAILVVSAADGPMPQTREHILLSRQVGVPYIVVFLNKTDMVDDPDLLELVEEEVRDLLKEYKFPGDETPIIKGSALKALEEAKAGQDGEWSAKIMELMDAVDSYIPTPVRDTDKDFLLPIEDIFSISGRGTVVTGRIEKGIVKVGDTIEIVGIKPTQTTTVTGVEMFRKEMDQGEAGDNVGVLLRGTKKEEVERGMVLCKPKSITPHTKFEGEVYILTKEEGGRHTPFFNNYRPQFYVRTTDVTGSITLPEGTEMVMPGDNVKITVELIAPIALEQGTRFAIREGGHTVGSGVVSKIIA, via the coding sequence ATGGCTAAAGAAAAATTTAATCGTAACAAGCCACACGTAAACATTGGTACCATCGGTCACGTTGACCATGGTAAGACTACTTTGACAGCTGCTATTTCTGCTGTTCTTTCTAGGAAGGGTCTAGCTGAGCTAAAGGACTACGACAATATCGACAACGCTCCAGAGGAAAAAGAGCGCGGTATTACTATTGCTACGTCTCACATCGAATATGAGACCGAGAAACGTCACTATGCTCACGTTGACTGCCCAGGCCACGCCGACTACGTAAAAAATATGATTACCGGTGCGGCTCAGATGGACGGCGCTATTTTAGTTGTTTCTGCCGCAGATGGTCCTATGCCTCAAACTCGCGAGCACATCTTGCTTTCTCGCCAAGTAGGCGTTCCTTATATCGTAGTTTTTCTAAACAAAACCGATATGGTCGATGATCCGGATCTTTTAGAGCTAGTCGAAGAGGAAGTTAGAGATCTTTTAAAAGAGTATAAATTCCCTGGCGACGAGACCCCAATCATTAAGGGCTCTGCTCTTAAGGCTCTTGAGGAAGCTAAGGCTGGACAAGACGGCGAATGGTCTGCAAAGATTATGGAGCTTATGGACGCAGTTGATAGCTATATCCCAACCCCTGTTCGCGATACTGATAAAGATTTCCTTCTTCCGATCGAAGATATTTTCTCAATCTCCGGTCGCGGTACCGTTGTAACCGGTAGAATCGAAAAAGGTATCGTTAAAGTTGGTGATACTATCGAGATCGTAGGTATTAAACCTACTCAAACCACTACCGTCACTGGCGTTGAGATGTTTAGAAAAGAGATGGATCAAGGTGAAGCCGGCGATAACGTAGGTGTTTTATTGCGCGGTACTAAGAAAGAGGAAGTAGAGCGCGGTATGGTTTTATGCAAACCAAAATCGATCACTCCTCATACTAAATTTGAGGGCGAGGTTTATATCCTAACTAAAGAAGAAGGCGGACGCCATACTCCATTCTTTAATAATTATAGACCGCAGTTTTACGTTCGTACTACAGATGTTACCGGTTCGATTACCCTTCCTGAAGGAACCGAGATGGTAATGCCTGGCGATAATGTTAAGATTACCGTTGAGCTAATCGCTCCGATTGCTCTTGAGCAAGGTACTCGCTTCGCGATTCGCGAAGGCGGTCATACCGTAGGCTCAGGCGTCGTTTCGAAAATCATCGCTTAA
- a CDS encoding (Fe-S)-binding protein — MSRAKLGAFDFAALSERCVKCGKCIQVCTVHGINGDEVTSPRGFVDLLGAYGRNELKLDKNTKKIFESCFLCTNCVDICGESLPIDTAIENVRARIAEKFGIAWYKKAAFWLLGHRKALDLAAALGYVFLSCGFKMRKDTQSSMSPRFDLPLLKKERLLPAPAKKSFMNSHAELIDNGGEKTIGIFIGCMANYAYTGVGEAVLHIARALKLNVNLMKEQACCGAPAYFTGDFAAVERVAKFNIAYFEKVMPALDAIIVPEATCSAMLRVDYAHFFENEPQWKARAQKLASKIFMASEYFYKFTNLSDLLLRRGKRALAITYHDPCHARKMQGIWKEPRGLLAQNYEITEMDEPNKCCGFGGVTMQTERYELARAVGLAKARAMADLPVRVVSAECSACRMQLNNSLSLSGSQMRCINPLELIAEALMGEENFNG; from the coding sequence ATGAGTAGGGCAAAGCTTGGAGCGTTCGATTTTGCGGCACTTAGCGAGCGCTGCGTAAAATGTGGTAAATGTATCCAAGTCTGCACGGTTCATGGCATTAACGGCGATGAAGTAACGAGCCCGCGCGGATTCGTGGATCTTTTGGGCGCTTACGGCAGAAATGAGCTAAAGCTTGATAAAAATACTAAGAAAATTTTTGAAAGCTGCTTTTTATGCACCAACTGCGTAGATATTTGCGGCGAGTCTTTGCCCATAGATACGGCAATCGAGAATGTTCGCGCGCGCATTGCGGAAAAATTTGGCATCGCGTGGTACAAAAAAGCTGCGTTTTGGCTGCTCGGGCACCGCAAAGCGCTGGATCTAGCAGCAGCGCTTGGATACGTGTTTCTTAGCTGTGGCTTTAAGATGCGAAAAGATACGCAAAGCTCTATGTCGCCTAGATTTGACTTGCCACTACTTAAAAAAGAGCGCTTGTTGCCTGCTCCTGCGAAAAAGAGCTTTATGAACTCGCACGCAGAGCTTATCGACAACGGCGGCGAAAAAACTATTGGAATTTTTATCGGCTGCATGGCAAACTACGCTTACACGGGCGTAGGCGAGGCGGTTTTACATATCGCGCGAGCACTAAAGCTAAACGTAAATTTGATGAAGGAACAAGCCTGTTGCGGCGCTCCTGCGTATTTTACGGGAGATTTTGCGGCGGTTGAACGCGTGGCAAAATTTAATATAGCATATTTCGAAAAAGTCATGCCTGCTCTTGATGCGATTATCGTGCCCGAGGCTACGTGCTCTGCAATGCTGCGGGTGGATTACGCGCATTTTTTTGAAAACGAGCCGCAATGGAAAGCCCGTGCGCAAAAGCTTGCGAGTAAAATTTTTATGGCGAGCGAATACTTTTATAAATTTACAAACTTAAGTGATCTTTTGCTGCGCCGCGGCAAAAGGGCTTTAGCGATTACCTATCACGATCCGTGCCATGCCCGCAAAATGCAGGGTATTTGGAAAGAACCGCGCGGCTTGCTCGCTCAAAACTACGAAATAACCGAGATGGATGAGCCTAATAAATGCTGCGGATTTGGCGGTGTGACGATGCAGACCGAGCGCTACGAGCTCGCGCGCGCAGTGGGATTAGCTAAGGCGCGTGCAATGGCAGATCTACCCGTGCGCGTAGTCTCTGCCGAGTGCAGTGCGTGCAGGATGCAGCTAAATAATTCGCTTTCTTTAAGTGGCTCGCAGATGAGGTGCATAAATCCGCTAGAGCTCATCGCTGAAGCGCTTATGGGCGAGGAAAATTTCAATGGATAA
- the hemN gene encoding oxygen-independent coproporphyrinogen III oxidase — translation MNSIDFDAYAKFSRPGPRYTSYPTALEFSENFSYDGYLNELKNQKSSTPLSLYFHMPFCRSACYFCGCNVIYTGKRDKMDRYLDYIEREMQILSGVVDGSRQVVQMHFGGGTPTYFSAEQLARHIKNIKKYFKNFSPEAEISCEIDPRFLNAEQLGVLVSNGFNRISYGVQDFDERVQKEIHRIQPFELTREVVAMARERGIKSINMDLIYGLPYQSLASFKRTLELALSLDPDRFAIFNYAHVPWIKKSMRKFDETTLPEPKVKLEILKFTHDFLSANGYEMIGMDHYSKPADELHTALKNGSLHRNFQGYTTKGGADLIGIGLTSIGEGARHYAQNFKDMDAYEAAIDTGRLPYCRGILLNEEDLLRKEVIMGLMSNFCVDIEAIEEKFKIKFFEHFGASLKQLEALKDFVQVSPHRISVTPTGTLLIRNIAMCFDEYMDKNLGEKRFSKTV, via the coding sequence GTGAATAGCATAGACTTCGACGCTTACGCGAAATTTTCGCGCCCTGGGCCCCGCTACACGAGCTATCCGACCGCTTTGGAATTTAGCGAAAACTTCAGCTACGACGGGTATCTGAACGAGCTAAAAAATCAGAAAAGCTCCACTCCGCTGTCGCTTTACTTCCATATGCCGTTTTGTCGCTCCGCCTGTTATTTTTGCGGCTGCAACGTAATCTACACGGGCAAGCGCGACAAGATGGATCGGTATTTGGACTATATCGAGCGCGAAATGCAAATTTTAAGCGGCGTCGTGGACGGCTCGCGGCAAGTCGTGCAGATGCACTTCGGCGGCGGTACGCCTACGTATTTTAGCGCCGAACAGCTCGCGCGCCACATAAAAAATATCAAAAAATATTTTAAAAATTTCAGCCCCGAAGCCGAGATCAGCTGCGAGATCGATCCGCGGTTTTTAAACGCGGAGCAGCTAGGCGTGCTCGTCTCAAACGGCTTTAACCGCATCAGCTACGGCGTGCAGGATTTCGACGAGCGCGTGCAAAAGGAGATCCACCGCATCCAGCCTTTCGAGCTCACGAGAGAGGTCGTAGCTATGGCTCGCGAGAGGGGAATAAAATCGATAAATATGGATCTGATCTACGGCCTTCCGTATCAGAGTCTAGCTAGCTTTAAGCGCACGCTGGAGCTTGCGCTTTCGCTTGATCCGGACCGCTTTGCGATCTTTAACTACGCGCATGTGCCGTGGATCAAAAAATCTATGCGTAAATTTGACGAGACGACACTGCCCGAGCCGAAGGTGAAGCTTGAAATTTTAAAATTTACCCACGATTTTTTGAGCGCGAACGGATATGAGATGATCGGCATGGATCACTACTCAAAGCCCGCCGATGAGCTTCATACTGCACTTAAAAACGGCTCGCTACACCGCAATTTCCAGGGCTACACGACCAAGGGCGGCGCCGATCTGATCGGCATCGGGCTAACTAGCATCGGCGAGGGCGCGCGCCACTACGCGCAAAATTTCAAAGATATGGATGCATATGAAGCCGCGATCGATACGGGCAGGCTGCCGTATTGCAGGGGCATTTTGCTAAATGAAGAGGATCTGCTGCGCAAAGAGGTGATTATGGGGCTGATGAGCAATTTCTGCGTCGATATAGAGGCGATCGAGGAGAAATTTAAGATAAAATTTTTTGAGCATTTTGGCGCGAGCCTAAAACAGCTTGAGGCGCTAAAGGATTTCGTGCAAGTCTCGCCGCATAGAATTTCGGTAACGCCTACCGGTACGCTTTTGATCCGAAATATCGCGATGTGCTTTGATGAGTATATGGATAAAAATTTGGGCGAGAAGCGCTTTTCTAAAACCGTCTAA
- a CDS encoding DUF2603 domain-containing protein, producing MEEKEKALKKIDKASEFFELDSSKRTVFEISQGEDNEKKLTLKSGSWSDEEPWFGIDENNEVHTMISIKSLANLIAATKNAMQENFNLKLERSILQHTPVDFGDAWIVCMDEIRRLTGANPNAKRLSLDVDAVVSRVKSLHPNLFIDIEELIKTKAGGRE from the coding sequence ATGGAAGAAAAAGAGAAAGCGCTAAAAAAGATCGACAAAGCGAGCGAATTTTTTGAGCTGGATAGCTCGAAAAGGACGGTTTTTGAAATTTCGCAGGGCGAGGACAACGAGAAAAAACTCACTTTAAAAAGCGGCTCGTGGAGCGACGAGGAGCCGTGGTTCGGCATCGACGAAAATAACGAAGTGCACACGATGATCTCGATAAAATCGCTTGCAAATCTCATCGCTGCGACCAAAAACGCGATGCAGGAAAATTTTAATCTCAAGCTTGAGCGCTCGATCTTGCAGCATACGCCGGTGGATTTCGGCGACGCGTGGATCGTGTGTATGGACGAGATCAGAAGGCTAACGGGCGCAAATCCGAATGCAAAAAGATTAAGCTTAGACGTCGATGCCGTCGTCTCACGCGTAAAAAGCCTGCATCCGAACCTTTTCATCGATATCGAAGAGCTTATCAAAACTAAGGCGGGCGGCCGTGAATAG
- the argF gene encoding ornithine carbamoyltransferase: MRHFLTLNDFSKDEIIEILNLAFEIKKEAKARNFKPYLKDQKLAMIFEKSSTRTRVSFDVGMNELGGHALFLSSRDIQLGRGEPVKDTARVISRMCDLIMARVNRHETLIELAEFSRVPVINGLSDKFHPVQLMADLMTIVERGIETPKIKAAYVGDGNNMTHSWLMLASKLGFELRIATPVGYEADPQILAQARQNAEISGAKILITNDIREAVAGANVVTTDTWVSMGQEAEKEQRIRDFAGFCVDESLMALAGSGAIFLHCLPAYRGYEVSEAVFEAHADEIFAEAENRLHAQKGVMVWLDQRR; encoded by the coding sequence ATGAGGCACTTTCTTACGTTAAACGATTTTAGCAAAGACGAGATAATCGAAATTTTAAATTTAGCCTTTGAGATAAAGAAAGAAGCTAAAGCGCGAAATTTCAAGCCATATTTAAAAGATCAAAAATTAGCGATGATATTTGAAAAAAGTTCGACCAGGACGCGCGTTAGCTTCGACGTAGGGATGAACGAGCTTGGCGGACACGCGTTGTTTTTGAGCAGTCGCGACATACAGCTCGGGCGAGGCGAGCCGGTCAAAGATACTGCGCGCGTGATTTCGCGAATGTGCGATCTAATCATGGCGCGCGTAAATCGCCACGAGACGTTAATAGAGCTTGCGGAATTTAGCCGCGTGCCGGTGATAAACGGGCTAAGCGATAAATTTCATCCCGTGCAGCTAATGGCGGATTTAATGACGATCGTGGAGCGCGGTATTGAAACTCCAAAGATAAAAGCCGCGTACGTGGGCGACGGCAACAATATGACGCATTCGTGGCTCATGCTTGCCAGCAAGCTTGGCTTTGAGCTGCGAATAGCGACGCCCGTGGGCTACGAGGCCGATCCGCAGATACTGGCGCAGGCACGGCAAAATGCCGAAATTTCGGGCGCTAAAATTTTAATAACGAACGATATAAGGGAAGCCGTAGCGGGCGCAAACGTCGTGACGACCGATACTTGGGTTTCGATGGGGCAAGAAGCCGAAAAAGAGCAAAGAATTCGCGATTTCGCGGGCTTTTGCGTGGATGAAAGCTTAATGGCTCTAGCAGGTAGCGGCGCGATCTTTTTACACTGCCTGCCGGCGTACCGCGGATACGAGGTGAGCGAGGCCGTGTTTGAAGCGCACGCGGATGAAATTTTTGCAGAGGCGGAAAATCGCCTGCACGCGCAAAAGGGCGTTATGGTCTGGTTGGATCAAAGAAGGTAA
- the hemB gene encoding porphobilinogen synthase has protein sequence MFKRFRRLRINPALRDLVRQTDLQTRSLIYPLFVVEGSGIKKEIASMPGVFQMSLDEILKECEALLPLGLDKILLFGIPSLKDSIGSDALSEDGIIATSLRAIKAKFPNLLVITDLCFCEYTDHGHCGIIDHVHQTVDNDATLEISAQQALIHAKAGADMIAPSGMMDGIIATLRETLDRSGFENLPIMAYSSKFASGYYGPFRDVAESAPSFGDRSSYQMDPANRFEAINESLQDEAQGADILMIKPALAYLDLIRDLRERTLLPICAYNVSGEYALLQAGKKAGVIDYERVMMETMIGIRRAGADMIITYHAKEIAEILNSRR, from the coding sequence ATGTTTAAACGATTTAGACGGCTACGAATAAACCCTGCGCTTAGGGATCTGGTGCGACAAACCGATCTGCAAACCCGCTCGCTGATCTATCCGCTTTTTGTCGTGGAAGGAAGCGGTATCAAAAAGGAGATCGCCTCGATGCCCGGCGTATTTCAGATGAGCTTGGATGAAATTTTAAAAGAGTGCGAGGCTCTTTTGCCGCTCGGTTTGGATAAAATTTTACTTTTCGGAATTCCGTCGCTAAAGGACAGTATCGGCTCGGACGCACTAAGCGAGGACGGCATCATCGCGACTTCGCTGCGCGCGATAAAGGCTAAATTTCCAAATTTATTAGTAATCACCGATCTGTGCTTTTGCGAATACACCGACCACGGGCACTGCGGCATCATCGATCATGTGCATCAGACGGTGGATAACGACGCGACGCTTGAAATTTCGGCGCAGCAAGCGCTCATCCACGCCAAAGCGGGCGCGGATATGATCGCTCCAAGCGGCATGATGGACGGTATTATCGCTACCTTGCGAGAGACACTCGATCGCAGCGGATTTGAAAATTTACCGATTATGGCGTATTCGAGCAAGTTCGCCAGCGGCTACTACGGGCCGTTTCGCGACGTGGCAGAATCAGCGCCTAGTTTTGGCGATCGCAGCAGCTACCAGATGGATCCTGCAAATAGATTTGAGGCGATCAACGAAAGCCTGCAGGACGAGGCGCAGGGAGCGGACATCTTGATGATAAAGCCCGCGCTTGCGTATCTGGATCTAATCAGAGACCTTAGAGAGCGCACGCTGCTGCCGATCTGTGCGTATAACGTAAGCGGCGAATACGCGCTTTTGCAGGCGGGTAAAAAAGCGGGCGTGATCGATTATGAGCGCGTGATGATGGAGACGATGATAGGCATAAGGCGCGCCGGCGCGGATATGATCATCACCTATCACGCTAAAGAGATCGCGGAAATTTTAAATTCGCGCAGGTAA